The following coding sequences are from one Stigmatopora nigra isolate UIUO_SnigA chromosome 10, RoL_Snig_1.1, whole genome shotgun sequence window:
- the wnk2 gene encoding serine/threonine-protein kinase WNK2 isoform X3, which translates to MHAAEDSTKDPPFGSTFSSAPDLDSDINANALTRHVDNGADDNVNIRNTAMRGASDPSAYPPSDYRGLVRQRFIRRSLWLSDSEDHTPDSGDTVSSSSATPVANIDLRSIVGRTQSRTLQSKKSRSESQPEGDEDAETGEERHDTCQSQVKEEGVACDVTGKAGSDENEEEPGMKAVSTSPGGRFLKFDIELGRGSFKTVYKGLDTETWVEVAWCELQERKLSKVERQRFKEEAEMLKALQHPNIVRFYDFWESPLKGKKCIVLVTELMTSGTLKTYLKRFKVMKPKVLRSWCRQILKGLHFLHTRTPPIIHRDLKCDNIFITGPTGSVKIGDLGLATLKRASFAKSVIGTPEFMAPEMYEEHYDESVDVYAFGMCMLEMATSEYPYSECQNAAQIYRKVTSGVKPASYSKVSDPEIKEIIGECICHRWEERYSIKDLLNHAFFAEDTGVRVELNEEDDGKKSSIALKLWVEDSKKLKGKYKDSGAIEFTFDLVNEDPEVVAQEMVESGFFLDCDVKVVGKSIRDRVALIKWRRERTVPLGNGEVSVKKTQQNLLQVPGQQDTTFATTEFDDQDVEQQTLICTVPVTTSTTSDIGMNSAIQSDDLIKQQNGSYQSLPENICTTQSVSSPPEQQGPSHLTTAQASHDQYIQESIQLHQGAYQQTISLIDAGTYQPDEPQTTVSAPSTPAPPTPHSRQTAQSFPAATAVVLTQFTAQHVRDQQLSSDNVHLSPPDMSTSFPQSAPSATPPPLPMHISTQVQTNTPQGNLEDVQLLAQFQPLPTTIPMPLWGTGTNLETAVVGTDLNVASAFQASAPIAAAMDVETQTPAQSADLIQHANQAAGQLPAQSSVLAPCYGTISVISSPQVSSTSLPDSSASQSSHICVPGLVSEPSSIPLPAKTSIPFSSVPVQLPTGTQTPVSSECVSQPVTCQKKETASGSCNLQQDLCTEEVFQEKTAVPHYACDSPYSDVASGKETSDGYDSLASCGKGEGRHKKHHRKSTRTRSRQEKTSKPKLSMLNVCKTGDKMVECQLETHNHKMVTFKFDLDGDAPEEIATYMVENGFILLVEKELFIDQLKDIVDKAEDMLNDDTDGERVCTLSCSPQQGQNFDGQAGELQQCGATQPVYQQNVLHTGKRWFIICPVEETPFSSQEPTSESTMSQSPSSSANTQLPCRPSTSRAEEGSSSTMSGGSGGFIHDVYSFCSPPVMSNTDPLLLASLSPPVSAPPALQSVPSMEVLNSVHQAQPSRAQTLPTSSPQTTFQLDTLQGSPVGATSPVHSNSLITDIACPVSLAEEIPCCPLVMPLSLDVSSPPGGSPLTPLPPQEPGSAKESLSLSYAARGERPQQPVVLHQPFSSVGGAKVSSLPQSPAPSQHSAGHGESDGESRLGRGGFVDSTIKTLDEKLRNLLYQEYAPMYPSGSIAETPGSGTEYVQSPPGPDSATGGSGNSTPGPMEESRYRAGEQLPQIPERMDSLSTLSDSAVCASHSKRRVSHSVSCSGTRGRFKIISVPPEVANKRDVKQRSWSSVAWPAHPTGYVIPSETMTPSTTIGRFSVVSTEDDITQRTRCSRYSAPPDFYLDTPPSVSNSSSLPPTVTSASVPVDITVHARFPSSDSGAESSPSKMPPVTPSRQTRSERRGSDLMKRAVAFLRRSGRSSSVQSSDSPSRHGGVHGSAYASSDNDSEMEDSDMKRELQTLREKHLREISELQAHQRGEVELLYFKLGKIPPSGLTSSHVAPSASRRKRSGKHRLKPGKLLSPLVQQFRHVTNKTGDANKTTVPGAGETTVSLNGSPARACITPQGREPFCPGHIPNSTSEPVQTQQPCSLKGSLSSDNIYAGLFPGDGTTTQAPPTLGSTLKRLCLGKERGNRAGAGLGVVNPPHQPPTGATPPPHQPVMGLAQAQANNSNNKTGTFTYSSINVSEINMPEDLQRLMDDWTQEVLIVTQRPRTNSLHIGGQRQLSQMVAPGQLANTSEVSSWMTPGVETGHLPTSWPDSTAMAIINKSPTGPGTISQRLSSTPLSLRQSLQMPLVYPSKIYAFPSPRLSQVASVSNTSKKTPDPKTRTL; encoded by the exons ATGCATGCGGCGGAGGATTCGACCAAAGATCCGCCATTTGGCTCCACGTTTTCCTCAGCACCCGATTTGGACTCGGACATTAACGCTAATGCCTTGACAAGGCACGTTGACAACGGGGCGGATGACAATGTCAACATCCGGAACACGGCCATGCGAGGAGCCAGCGACCCCAGCGCTTATCCGCCCTCAGACTACCGAGGGCTCGTGCGACAGAGGTTCATTCGGCGGAGTTTGTGGCTTTCAGACTCCGAGGACCACACGCCAGATTCGGGTGACACTGTCAGCAGCAGTAGCGCAACACCGGTGGCCAACATCGACCTGCGCTCCATCGTTGGTCGGACTCAGAGTCGGACTTTGCAGTCGAAAAAGTCGAGATCGGAAAGTCAGCCGGAAGGGGACGAGGACGCGGAGACCGGCGAGGAGAGACATGACACGTGCCAAAGCCAGGTCAAGGAAGAGGGCGTGGCATGTGACGTCACAGGCAAAGCAGGAAGTGATGAGAATGAAGAGGAGCCGGGGATGAAGGCCGTGTCCACCTCACCTGGTGGCCGATTCCTCAAATTCGACATTGAGTTGGGGAGGGGGTCCTTCAAAACGGTCTACAAAGGCCTTGACACGGAAACATGGGTTGAAGTTGCATGGTGCGAGCTCCAG GAGCGGAAACTATCCAAAGTGGAGAGACAGAGGTTCAAAGAGGAGGCAGAGATGTTGAAGGCTCTGCAGCATCCCAACATTGTACGATTTTATGACTTTTGGGAATCGCcgttaaaaggaaaaaagtgcatAGTTCTGGTGACAGAACTAATGACCTCAGGGACACTGAAAAC GTATTTGAAGCGCTTTAAGGTGATGAAACCAAAAGTTCTTCGGAGCTGGTGCAGGCAAATCCTGAAGGGCCTCCACTTCCTTCATACCAGGACACCTCCAATTATCCACAGAGACCTCAAGTGTGACAACATCTTCATCACGGGTCCAACGGGATCAGTCAAGATTGGTGATCTGGGCTTAGCAACTCTGAAGAGGGCTTCCTTTGCTAAAAGTGTTATTG GTACACCAGAGTTTATGGCCCCGGAGATGTATGAGGAGCATTATGATGAAAGTGTGGATGTGTACGCCTTTGGAATGTGCATGCTGGAGATGGCCACATCTGAATATCCATACTCAGAGTGTCAAAATGCGGCACAAATCTACCGCAAAGTCACCAGC GGGGTAAAACCTGCTAGCTACAGCAAAGTAAGCGATCCAGAAATTAAGGAGATCATTGGAGAGTGTATTTGTCACAGATGGGAGGAAAG GTACTCCATCAAGGACCTTCTAAATCACGCCTTCTTTGCAGAAGATACAGGTGTTAGGGTGGAGCTCAATGAAGAAGATGATGGGAAAAAATCCTCCATTGCTTTGAAACTGTGGGTCGAGGATTCTAAAAAGCTGAAGGGAAAGTACAAAGATTCTGGTGCAATTGAGTTCACTTTTGACTTGGTGAATGAAGACCCCGAAGTTGTGGCACAAGAAATG GTGGAGTCTGGGTTTTTCCTTGACTGTGATGTGAAGGTTGTTGGGAAGTCAATCCGAGATCGTGTGGCTCTCATCAAATGGAGAAGGGAGCGAACAGTCCCATTGGGAAATGGTGAAGTCTCTGTGAAGAAGACACAGCAGAACCTCCTGCAAGTGCCCGGACAACAAGATACCACGTTTGCTACAACCGAGTTTGACGATCAAGACGTGGAGCAGCAGACCTTGATTTGTACAGTCCCGGTCACTACTTCTACCACAT CAGACATTGGCATGAACTCTGCCATCCAATCAGATGATCTCATCAAACAGCAAAATGGTTCTTACCAATCCCTCCCCGAGAACATCTGCACAACTCAGTCAGTCAGCAGTCCTCCTGAACAGCAGGGGCCGTCTCATCTAACCACAGCACAGGCCTCACATGACCAGTACATCCAAGAATCCATACAATTACATCAGGGAGCCTACCAGCAAACCATAAGTCTGATAGATGCTGGGACCTACCAGCCAGATGAGCCTCAAACA ACAGTTTCTGCTCCATCAACACCAGCCCCCCCAACACCCCACAGTAGACAGACAGCACAAAGCTTCCCAGCAGCAACGGCTGTTGTACTGACACAATTTACTGCTCAACATGTCCGGGACCAG caATTATCTTCAGATAATGTTCACCTGAGTCCTCCTGATATGTCGACAAGTTTTCCTCAATCTGCCCCCAGTGCTACCCCTCCTCCACTGCCCATGCACATCAGCACACAG GTGCAGACAAATACTCCACAGGGAAATTTAGAAGATGTTCAACTTTTGGCCCAATTTCAACCCCTCCCAACTACTATTCCAATGCCTCTCTGGGGAACTGGAACAAATTTGGAAACAGCTGTAGTTGGCACAGACTTAAATGTAGCCTCTGCATTTCAGGCCTCAGCACCAATCGCTGCTGCAATGGATGTCGAAACCCAAACCCCAGCACAATCTGCAGATTTAATCCAACATGCAAATCAAGCAGCAGGCCAACTACCTGCCCAGTCTTCAGTTTTAGCCCCTTGTTATGGAACCATTTCCGTAATAAGTTCACCACAAGTCTCCTCTACAAGCTTGCCTGATTCCTCAGCATCGCAATCAAGCCACATCTGTGTACCAGGATTGGTTTCTGAACCAAGCTCTATCCCACTACCAGCTAAGACTTCTATTCCTTTCTCTTCAGTCCCAGTTCAGCTGCCCACTGGTACTCAGACACCAGTCTCATCTGAATGTGTTAGCCAGCCTGTCACTTGTCAGAAAAAAGAAACAGCATCAGGTTCTTGCAATTTACAGCAGGATCTCTGCACAGAG gaagtatttcaagaaaaaacagCAGTGCCGCACTATGCGTGtgacag TCCTTACTCCGATGTTGCATCTGGTAAGGAAACAAGTGATGGATACGACAGTTTGGCCAGTTGCGGAAAAGGAGAAGGAAGACACAAAAAACATCATCGAAAGTCGACCCGCACACGTTCTAGACAAGAAAAGACTAGCAAGCCAAAATTAAGCATGCTCAAT GTTTGTAAAACAGGTGACAAGATGGTTGAATGTCAACTCGAAACTCACAATCACAAAATGgtgacatttaaatttgatctcgATGGTGATGCTCCAGAGGAAATTGCCACTTACATG GTGGAGAATGGATTTATCCTTTTGGTAGAAAAAGAACTCTTCATCGACCAGTTAAAGGACATTGTAGATAAAGCTGAAGACATGTTGAATGATGACACAGATGGTGAAAGGGTCTGTACTTTGAGTTGTAGTCCTCAACAAGGACAGAATTTTGACGGACAGGCAGGCGAG CTTCAACAATGTGGAGCAACCCAACCCGTCTACCAGCAGAATG TTCTTCACACAGGAAAGCGATGGTTCATAATATGTCCAGTGGAGGAGACCCCCTTTTCCAGCCAGGAGCCTACATCCGAAAGTACAATGTCCCAATCTCCTAGCAGTTCAGCCAACACACAGCTGCCTTGCAGGCCTTCCACATCGCGAG CTGAAGAGGGTTCCTCCTCCACAATGTCTGGTGGGAGTGGAGGCTTTATCCATGACGTGTATAGTTTCTGTAGCCCTCCTGTTATGTCAAATACGGACCCTCTCCTTTTAGCCAGTCTATCCCCTCCGGTATCTGCACCCCCAGCTCTTCAGTCAGTCCCATCAATGGAGGTGCTTAACAGTGTACATCAAGCACAACCATCTAGAGCTCAAACCTTGCCCACTTCATCTCCACAAACCACCTTTCAACTGGATACACTACAAGGATCCCCTGTGGGTGCCACTTCCCCTGTCCACTCTAATTCACTTATAACAGACATTGCCTGCCCCGTTTCTCTGGCTGAGGAAATACCCTGCTGTCCTCTGGTCATGCCACTGTCACTCGATGTCAGCAGCCCTCCGGGTGGCTCCCCTCTTACTCCACTCCCACCCCAGGAGCCAGGATCAGCCAAAGAGTCACTATCTCTCTCTTACGCTGCTCGTGGTGAACGCCCCCAGCAACCTGTAGTACTCCACCAGCCTTTCTCCAGTGTGGGAGGAGCAAAAGTGTCATCACTACCCCAGAGCCCGGCACCATCTCAGCACTCTGCAGGACATGGAGAGTCAGATGGTGAATCACGACTGGGTCGTGGAGGATTTGTGGACAGCACAATTAAAACGCTAGATGAGAAATTGAGAAACCTACTTTACCAGGAATATGCTCCCATGTATCCATCGGGAAGTATTGCAGAGACACCAGGTTCTGGTACTGAGTATGTCCAATCTCCTCCTGGTCCAGATAGTGCCACAGGAGGGTCAGGAAACAGTACACCAGGTCCAATGGAAGAGAGTCGCTACAGAGCAGGAGAACAATTG CCCCAAATTCCAGAGAGAATGGATAGTTTAAGCACTCTAAGTGACTCAGCTGTGTGTG CATCCCATTCCAAAAGGCGTGTTTCTCACTCCGTCTCCTGTTCTGGGACAAGAGGCCGCTTTAAG ataaTCTCAGTTCCTCCTGAAGTGGCCAACAAACGTGATGTTAAGCAAAGAAGCTGGAGCAGCGTTGCCTGGCCAGCACATCCCACAGGTTACGTTATACCTTCTGAGACGATGACGCCCTCTACCACCATCGGTCGCTTCTCTGTGGTCAGCACAGAAGATGACATCACGCAAAGAACACGTTGCAGTCGCTACTCTGCCCCACCTGACTTCTACCTGGACACTCCTCCCTCTGTCTCTAACTCGAGTTCCTTGCCTCCTACAGTTACCTCAGCCTCAGTACCAGTTGACATAACAGTCCATGCTCGCTTCCCTTCTTCTGACTCAGGGGCTGAGAGCAGCCCTAGCAAAATGCCTCCAGTTACCCCGAGTCGGCAAACTCGCTCTGAGCGCAGAGGAAGTGACTTAATGAAGAGGGCAGTGGCCTTCCTCAGACGTTCAGGGCGGAGCAGCAGCGTACAGAGCTCCGACTCTCCGAGCAGGCATGGAGGCGTTCATGGATCGGCCTACGCAAGCAGTGATAATGACTCTGAGATGGAGGACTCCGACATGAAGAGGGAACTGCAGACACTGCGGGAGAA ACATTTGAGGGAGATCTCAGAGTTGCAGGCCCATCAAAGAGGAGAAGTGGAGcttttgtactttaaacttGGCAAAATCCCTCCCTCTGGCCTGACGTCTTCACACGTAGCACCGTCTGCAAGTCGCAGAAAAAGGTCTGGCAAGCATAGGCTGAAACCGGGAAAGCTCCTCAGCCCTCTGGTGCAGCAATTTCGACATGTCACCAATAAAACTGGTGATGCTAACAAAACAA CTGTGCCAGGAGCAGGTGAGACAACTGTGAGTCTAAATGGATCTCCAGCCAGGGCGTGCATCACCCCCCAGGGAAGGGAACCGTTTTGTCCTGGACACATTCCCAACTCCACCTCGGAACCCGTCCAAACTCAACAGCCATGTTCCCTCAAGGGCTCCTTGTCCTCTGATAACATTTATGCTGGACTCTTTCCTGGAGATGGCACCACCACACAAGCTCCTCCAACCCTAG GGTCAACACTGAAGCGACTGTGTCTCGGCAAAGAGCGAGGCAACA GAGCCGGTGCTGGGTTAGGAGTTGTTAATCCACCTCACCAACCTCCCACTGGTGCCACACCACCACCTCATCAGCCAGTGATGGGACTGGCACAAGCTCAAGCCAATAACAGCAATAACAAGACCGGCACCTTCACCTACTCTTCCATTAATGTCAGTGAAATCAACATGCCTGAAGATCTGCAAAGACTAATGGATGACTGGACGCAGGAAGTTCTTATTGTGACGCAGAGGCCGCGTACTAACTCTCTGCACATTGGGGGACAACGGCAGTTGAGTCAGATGGTTGCGCCGGGTCAGCTTGCAAATACCTCAGAG GTGTCATCATGGATGACTCCGGGTGTCGAAACCGGCCACCTTCCTACATCGTGGCCTGACAGCACCGCCATGGCGATAATCAACAAGTCCCCCACAGGACCCGGGACCATTAGTCAGCGCCTTTCTTCCACCCCTCTTTCTCTTCGCCAGTCGCTTCAGATGCCCTTGGTCTATCCTTCCAAAATCTATGCCTTTCCCAGTCCTCGCTTAAGCCAAGTTGCTTCCGTCTCAAATACGTCAAAGAAAACACCAGATCCCAAAACAAGAACTCTTTAA